One Streptococcus sp. zg-86 DNA window includes the following coding sequences:
- a CDS encoding alpha/beta hydrolase, with protein sequence MKWWKIIGLGGVFMLVLAYVGTSFYFAKSIVKPTPMTLAEEEAWEKEHGLWNDFDQYEVEEYTVKGVDDYPLHVTLVKAADPNSKKYVIITHGFRSNRNGAAKYVEVYRSLGYHCIIYDVRGHGKNAPATVTLGNVESKDLLYLIEDSYQRYGSDSYLGLQGESMGSSISLNALQYQPKVQFVVADCGFTNLYDLIAAGYQANHVSFLMPGVSWMTKHIYGVDMKETSAIDAVANNQSIPITFIHGADDRFILPENSQQLAEKNPTPDTVKLVDGAAHAASREILGVAGYQALVQQNPNVK encoded by the coding sequence ATGAAGTGGTGGAAAATTATTGGTCTAGGGGGAGTTTTCATGCTCGTGCTAGCCTATGTAGGGACTTCCTTTTACTTTGCGAAAAGTATTGTAAAACCTACTCCGATGACCTTAGCTGAGGAAGAAGCATGGGAAAAAGAGCATGGCCTGTGGAATGATTTTGACCAATATGAGGTAGAAGAGTATACCGTTAAGGGGGTGGATGATTATCCCTTGCATGTGACCTTGGTCAAGGCAGCGGATCCTAATAGTAAAAAGTATGTGATTATCACCCACGGCTTTCGTTCCAATCGAAATGGAGCCGCCAAGTATGTGGAAGTCTATCGTAGCTTGGGCTATCACTGCATTATCTATGATGTTCGTGGCCATGGGAAGAATGCTCCAGCCACAGTGACATTGGGTAATGTCGAGTCAAAAGATCTTCTGTATTTGATTGAAGATAGTTACCAACGCTATGGTTCTGATAGTTATCTAGGACTTCAGGGGGAGTCAATGGGCAGCTCCATTTCGCTAAACGCCTTACAATACCAACCCAAGGTTCAATTTGTCGTAGCAGATTGTGGTTTTACCAATCTGTATGACTTAATTGCGGCTGGTTATCAGGCCAATCACGTCAGTTTTCTCATGCCGGGAGTTAGTTGGATGACCAAACATATTTACGGTGTTGATATGAAAGAAACTAGTGCCATTGATGCAGTTGCAAACAATCAGAGCATTCCAATCACCTTTATCCATGGTGCAGATGATCGATTTATTTTACCTGAAAATAGTCAGCAATTGGCGGAGAAAAATCCGACTCCAGACACAGTCAAGTTGGTTGACGGTGCAGCCCACGCAGCATCGAGAGAAATTCTAGGCGTTGCAGGCTATCAGGCACTCGTTCAGCAAAATCCGAATGTAAAATAG
- a CDS encoding DUF1304 domain-containing protein: MKKIGNLTCFFSSLVVLEFLYIFYLETIMTASETTSRVFAIPVEVLKTDTVQLLFQNQGVYNLMIAVVLVYTLVFSKNKVELLLVTLIYILVVALYGGWTSDISIFFKQGSVPLLATLSLAYDIAKNRKD; encoded by the coding sequence ATGAAAAAAATCGGAAACCTCACATGCTTTTTTAGTAGTCTGGTTGTCTTAGAATTTCTCTATATTTTTTATCTGGAGACCATTATGACTGCTTCAGAGACTACTTCGCGCGTCTTTGCCATTCCTGTTGAGGTGCTAAAGACGGATACGGTTCAATTACTCTTTCAAAATCAGGGTGTCTACAATCTGATGATTGCTGTCGTACTTGTTTACACCTTAGTTTTCAGTAAAAATAAGGTTGAACTGCTATTGGTAACGCTGATTTATATTTTAGTCGTGGCTCTTTATGGTGGTTGGACTAGCGATATCAGTATTTTCTTCAAACAAGGAAGTGTCCCTCTCTTAGCAACACTTAGTCTGGCCTATGATATTGCAAAAAATAGGAAGGATTGA
- a CDS encoding M24 family metallopeptidase: MSKINDILKQLHRTELDMAVFSDPVSISYLTGFYSDPHERQMFLFISQESTPLLFVPALDAERARQSVAFPVVGYVDSENPWEKIKAALPAKNYNHIGLEFDNLILTKYQGLKTVFEQATFDNLTPIINRMRLIKSADEIQKMMTAGKWADKAVQLGFEAISLAKTETDIIAEIEFAMKREGLEMSFETMVLTGNNAANPHGIPGPHKIENNALLLFDLGIMANGYASDMTRTVAVGQPDQFKKDIYALTLEAQQAALDFIKPGVTAHEVDRAAREVIEKAGYGEYFNHRLGHGIGMDVHEFPSIMEGNDLVLEEGMCFSVEPGIYIPGKVGVRIEDCGYVTANGFEVFTDTSKELLYFD; encoded by the coding sequence ATGAGCAAAATCAATGATATTCTGAAACAATTACACCGTACTGAATTAGATATGGCTGTCTTTTCAGATCCTGTTTCGATTTCCTATCTGACTGGTTTTTATAGCGACCCCCATGAACGCCAAATGTTCCTCTTTATCAGCCAAGAAAGTACACCGCTCCTCTTTGTTCCAGCCTTGGATGCTGAACGCGCTCGTCAATCAGTTGCCTTTCCAGTTGTAGGCTATGTGGATTCTGAAAATCCTTGGGAAAAAATCAAAGCTGCTTTACCAGCCAAAAACTACAACCACATTGGACTTGAGTTTGACAATCTGATTCTGACCAAATATCAAGGCTTAAAAACTGTCTTTGAGCAAGCAACATTTGACAATCTTACTCCAATCATCAACCGCATGCGTTTAATCAAATCAGCAGATGAAATCCAAAAGATGATGACTGCAGGAAAATGGGCTGACAAGGCAGTTCAATTAGGTTTTGAGGCCATTTCACTCGCTAAAACAGAAACAGATATTATCGCTGAAATTGAATTTGCGATGAAACGCGAAGGACTTGAAATGAGCTTTGAAACCATGGTCTTAACAGGTAACAATGCTGCGAATCCTCATGGTATCCCTGGCCCTCACAAGATAGAAAATAATGCCCTTCTCCTCTTTGACCTAGGGATTATGGCAAATGGCTATGCAAGCGATATGACCAGAACAGTTGCGGTTGGCCAACCTGACCAGTTCAAAAAAGACATTTACGCTCTCACGCTTGAAGCCCAACAAGCAGCACTCGACTTTATCAAACCGGGTGTAACAGCCCATGAAGTAGACCGCGCAGCTCGTGAAGTGATTGAAAAAGCAGGCTATGGTGAGTATTTTAACCACCGCTTGGGACACGGAATTGGGATGGATGTCCACGAATTCCCGTCGATTATGGAAGGAAATGATCTCGTCCTCGAAGAAGGCATGTGCTTCTCTGTTGAACCAGGTATCTATATCCCTGGAAAAGTCGGCGTCCGCATTGAGGACTGCGGCTACGTCACAGCAAATGGTTTTGAAGTCTTTACTGATACCAGCAAGGAACTATTGTATTTTGACTAA
- a CDS encoding citrate synthase — protein MTEENGLKDLIACHTRISSIKDDQLAYAGYAISELMDNHASFEETIFLLWHLHLPTAKEYQQFTEELRENYDISDAVEQCILIQSRKHLHPMSVLRSTVSLLGVYNVKAEERSAEATYEQAIQLMAKMPTIIATFARLRNGQTPIAPRKDLGFAENFLYMLTGKLPSPIEIEALNKALILHADHELNASTFAARVCASTLSDIYSCVTTAIGTLKGPLHGGANERVFDMLQEIRQQGDTKSYLQQKLDSQEKIMGFGHRVYKTQDPRESYLRQMAKELTLGTEHEIWYQLSREIEDYMKHNKGLIPNVDFYSATVYHVLGIDSSIFTLIFAMSRVAGWIAHIREQQGANKLIRPRSQYLGPEHLTYLPLERRKDVEHHLL, from the coding sequence ATGACAGAAGAAAATGGATTAAAAGATCTCATCGCCTGCCATACTCGGATTAGCTCGATTAAAGATGATCAGTTAGCTTATGCAGGATATGCGATTTCTGAGTTAATGGATAATCATGCCTCTTTTGAAGAAACCATTTTTCTCTTGTGGCATTTGCACCTACCGACCGCAAAAGAATACCAGCAATTCACAGAAGAATTACGAGAAAATTACGACATTAGCGATGCAGTGGAACAATGCATTCTCATCCAGTCGCGCAAGCACCTCCACCCTATGAGTGTACTACGCTCCACCGTCAGTCTTCTAGGAGTCTACAATGTCAAGGCAGAGGAACGTTCTGCAGAAGCTACCTATGAGCAAGCCATTCAGTTAATGGCAAAAATGCCGACGATTATTGCAACTTTTGCTCGTCTACGAAATGGACAGACCCCCATTGCTCCCCGAAAAGACTTGGGATTTGCGGAAAATTTCCTCTATATGCTAACCGGAAAACTCCCAAGCCCCATAGAGATTGAAGCCCTCAATAAGGCCTTAATCTTACATGCCGACCATGAACTTAACGCATCAACCTTTGCAGCTCGGGTCTGTGCCTCTACCTTATCGGATATTTACTCTTGTGTCACAACCGCTATTGGTACCTTAAAAGGGCCGCTTCATGGAGGAGCCAACGAACGAGTCTTTGATATGTTGCAAGAAATCCGTCAGCAAGGCGACACCAAAAGCTATCTTCAACAAAAACTCGATTCCCAAGAAAAAATCATGGGCTTTGGCCACCGCGTCTATAAAACACAAGACCCTAGAGAAAGCTATCTCCGCCAAATGGCAAAAGAATTAACCCTAGGAACAGAACACGAAATCTGGTACCAACTGTCTCGAGAAATTGAAGACTACATGAAGCATAACAAGGGATTAATTCCAAATGTCGACTTCTACTCGGCAACCGTCTATCATGTTCTTGGCATTGACAGCTCTATCTTCACCTTAATTTTTGCCATGAGTCGAGTTGCTGGTTGGATTGCCCATATCCGAGAACAACAAGGAGCCAATAAACTCATTCGCCCACGTTCCCAGTACCTTGGACCAGAACACCTCACCTACCTTCCCTTAGAAAGGAGAAAAGATGTCGAACACCATTTATTGTAA
- a CDS encoding VOC family protein translates to MYPYHSQIYLGEVALYVEDVYRVSQFYQQILGLAVLAETDTEVLLGVGKEGLVRLLPATQGKSRTCGLYHLALLVPERKDLAAIFKRLVENRISMVGGSDHGYSEAIYLEDPEGNGIELYYDKDVMQWDIREDGRIVGVTEELAVQELYEDGAYTEPFQLARGTRMGHVHLSVRESQPASAFYRALLGLEDKFSIPTGSWLASGDYHHHLAVNEWSGKHLKPHQKGQAGLAYFTVLVESKEYLLAVYERAIHLGVSVRWLQSRLLELTDTDGIVVRVGMK, encoded by the coding sequence ATGTATCCTTACCACAGTCAGATTTACCTAGGAGAAGTTGCGCTTTATGTGGAGGATGTGTATCGGGTTAGTCAATTTTATCAGCAGATACTAGGCTTAGCAGTGCTTGCAGAAACTGACACAGAGGTCCTATTAGGAGTAGGCAAGGAAGGGCTTGTTCGTCTGTTACCTGCTACTCAAGGGAAATCCAGGACGTGTGGTCTTTATCATCTAGCCCTTTTAGTCCCTGAGCGAAAAGACTTGGCAGCTATCTTTAAACGCTTGGTGGAGAACCGCATTTCGATGGTGGGAGGTTCAGATCATGGCTATAGCGAAGCTATTTATTTGGAAGATCCAGAAGGAAATGGTATCGAACTCTATTATGATAAGGATGTGATGCAGTGGGATATCCGAGAAGATGGGCGAATTGTTGGTGTGACGGAGGAATTGGCTGTGCAAGAATTGTATGAAGATGGGGCCTATACAGAGCCTTTTCAGCTAGCAAGAGGCACTCGCATGGGGCATGTCCATTTATCTGTTCGAGAAAGTCAGCCAGCCAGTGCATTTTATCGAGCCTTGCTAGGGTTGGAGGATAAATTTTCTATACCGACAGGCAGTTGGTTGGCTTCTGGCGATTATCATCACCACCTTGCTGTTAATGAATGGTCGGGAAAACACCTTAAACCACATCAAAAAGGTCAAGCAGGTCTGGCATATTTTACCGTTCTTGTCGAAAGCAAGGAATATTTACTGGCGGTGTACGAACGGGCAATCCATTTAGGAGTTTCTGTTCGATGGCTTCAGTCTCGTCTGCTCGAACTCACTGATACTGACGGCATTGTCGTGCGGGTTGGTATGAAATAA
- the icd gene encoding NADP-dependent isocitrate dehydrogenase — protein sequence MSNTIYCKQGHLVVPDNPIIPYIEGDGIGQDIWKQAQQVFDCAVEKAYQGRKKVDWLELLAGKKAYDQTGSWLPPETMTSIKQYLVAIKGPLETPVGGGIRSLNVALRQELDLYACQRPVRYFQGIESPLKHPEKTNMVVFRENTEDIYAGIEWEAQTAEVQTLIHFLQTEMKVNQIRFPASSSIGIKPISIEGSKRIIRAAIEYALANDLRRITLVHKGNIQKFTEGGFRKWGYELAQQEYGPYLQSGKLQINDIIADNFFQQALLHPEKFDVIVLTNLNGDYASDALAAQVGGIGISPGANINYETGHAIFEATHGTAPDIAGKNQANPCSLLLSGAMLFSYIGWQEVADRIQKAIETAIANQEMTADLAQACSTRALSTSQFVARLLDYL from the coding sequence ATGTCGAACACCATTTATTGTAAACAAGGCCATTTGGTCGTCCCTGATAACCCAATTATCCCCTACATTGAAGGAGACGGGATTGGACAGGATATTTGGAAACAAGCCCAACAGGTCTTTGATTGTGCCGTTGAAAAAGCCTATCAAGGGCGCAAAAAAGTCGACTGGCTCGAACTGTTGGCAGGTAAAAAAGCCTATGATCAAACAGGCAGTTGGTTGCCTCCTGAAACCATGACCAGCATAAAACAGTATCTCGTTGCTATCAAAGGCCCTTTGGAAACACCTGTCGGTGGCGGAATCCGTTCACTCAATGTTGCCCTACGCCAAGAACTTGATCTCTATGCCTGCCAACGACCCGTTCGTTATTTCCAAGGAATCGAGAGCCCCCTCAAACATCCGGAAAAAACAAATATGGTTGTTTTCCGAGAAAATACAGAAGACATCTATGCCGGAATTGAATGGGAGGCCCAAACAGCAGAAGTTCAGACACTTATCCACTTTCTCCAAACCGAGATGAAGGTCAATCAGATTCGATTTCCTGCTAGCTCTAGCATTGGTATCAAACCCATTTCGATTGAAGGAAGTAAGCGAATCATCCGTGCTGCAATCGAATACGCCCTAGCCAATGATTTACGGCGTATTACACTCGTTCATAAGGGAAATATTCAAAAATTCACCGAGGGCGGTTTTCGGAAATGGGGCTATGAACTCGCTCAGCAAGAATATGGTCCATACCTACAGAGTGGAAAACTACAGATTAATGACATCATTGCAGACAATTTCTTCCAGCAAGCCCTCCTACATCCTGAAAAATTTGACGTGATTGTCTTGACAAACCTCAACGGTGATTACGCTAGTGATGCTCTTGCTGCACAAGTCGGAGGGATTGGCATTTCTCCAGGAGCCAATATCAATTATGAAACTGGTCATGCTATTTTTGAAGCCACACATGGTACAGCGCCAGATATCGCTGGAAAAAATCAAGCAAATCCCTGCTCCCTACTCCTATCTGGAGCCATGCTCTTTTCTTATATCGGCTGGCAGGAAGTAGCAGATCGTATCCAAAAAGCAATTGAAACAGCTATCGCAAATCAAGAAATGACAGCAGACCTAGCACAAGCCTGCAGCACAAGAGCCCTCAGCACCAGCCAGTTTGTTGCACGATTATTGGACTATCTCTAG
- a CDS encoding NAD(P)-dependent oxidoreductase has protein sequence MKLAVIGANGQAGQAIVAEAVARGHEVTAIVRSSNQSQAQAVLQKDLFDLESADLSGFDAVVSAFGAFAPETLPQHTTSLEHVASILAGSDTRLLVVGGAGSLYLDDSLTTQLYQTPDFPEDFFPLAEAMSKGLAALRKVSKVNWTYISPAADFEVDYPKTGEYLLAGEVFTVNQAGESKMSYADYAIAMVDEIENGNHLNERISVLGK, from the coding sequence ATGAAACTAGCAGTTATTGGAGCAAATGGACAAGCAGGACAGGCGATTGTGGCAGAAGCAGTAGCCCGTGGCCATGAGGTGACAGCGATTGTTCGTTCAAGTAATCAATCTCAAGCACAAGCGGTTCTGCAAAAGGATTTATTTGACTTGGAATCAGCAGATTTGAGCGGATTTGATGCAGTAGTGAGTGCTTTTGGTGCTTTTGCTCCTGAAACATTGCCGCAACACACGACTTCTTTGGAGCATGTAGCGAGTATTTTGGCTGGAAGCGACACGCGACTTTTAGTAGTTGGTGGGGCAGGAAGTTTGTATCTGGATGATAGCCTGACTACTCAACTCTATCAGACACCTGATTTTCCAGAAGATTTCTTCCCATTGGCAGAGGCGATGAGTAAGGGCTTGGCAGCACTCCGTAAGGTATCAAAGGTCAATTGGACCTATATCAGTCCTGCGGCAGATTTTGAAGTAGATTATCCAAAAACAGGTGAGTATCTTCTTGCTGGGGAAGTCTTTACGGTGAATCAAGCTGGTGAAAGCAAGATGAGCTATGCAGACTATGCGATTGCCATGGTGGATGAAATCGAAAATGGAAATCATCTGAATGAGCGGATTTCTGTTCTTGGAAAGTAG
- a CDS encoding Rrf2 family transcriptional regulator — protein MQISSRFTIATHVLVVLALEGEQTKVTSDYLAASVGVNPVIIRNVLSQLKAANLIAVTRGKGGARVVQNLSDITLYDIYEAVDSLGKSGQLFGFHDNPNPNCNIGRTIHAVLDGRLEVAQRALEAELNQTTLADLVQDAQEKSSI, from the coding sequence ATGCAGATTTCAAGTCGATTTACGATTGCGACCCACGTCTTGGTCGTATTAGCCCTAGAAGGTGAGCAGACCAAAGTAACAAGCGATTACCTAGCAGCGAGCGTTGGGGTGAATCCCGTGATTATCCGTAATGTCTTATCTCAGTTAAAAGCAGCAAATCTGATTGCAGTTACAAGAGGTAAGGGTGGAGCTAGGGTTGTGCAAAACTTATCAGACATTACGCTCTACGACATTTATGAAGCTGTCGATAGTTTAGGGAAATCAGGTCAGCTTTTTGGCTTTCATGACAATCCCAATCCAAATTGCAACATTGGCCGAACAATTCATGCGGTATTAGATGGTCGCTTAGAAGTTGCGCAACGAGCCTTAGAAGCTGAACTGAATCAAACGACTTTGGCAGATTTGGTTCAAGATGCACAGGAAAAAAGCAGTATATGA
- the ccpA gene encoding catabolite control protein A encodes MNTDDTVTIYDVAREAGVSMATVSRVVNGNKNVKENTRKKVLEVIDRLDYRPNAVARGLASKKTTTVGVVIPNIANAYFATLAKGIDDIADMYKYNIVLANSDENDEKEINVVNTLFSKQVDGIIFMGYHLTDKIRAEFSRSRTPIVLAGTVDLEHQLPSVNIDYAKATKDSVELLAKNNEKIAFVSGPLVDEINGKVRFSGYKEGLKEKGLTFNEGLVFESKYKYEEGYALADRILNAGATAAYVAEDEIAAGLLNGIVDKGIKVPEEFEIITSDDSLVTKFTSPNLTSVSQPLYDIGAIAMRMLTKIMHKEELDTREVILNHGIKERKSTK; translated from the coding sequence TTGAATACTGATGATACGGTAACCATTTACGATGTTGCTCGGGAAGCAGGCGTTTCCATGGCAACCGTTAGCCGAGTAGTAAATGGCAATAAGAATGTAAAAGAGAACACACGTAAAAAAGTATTGGAAGTGATTGATCGCTTGGATTACCGACCAAATGCCGTGGCGCGTGGGTTGGCGAGTAAGAAAACGACAACGGTTGGGGTAGTTATTCCAAATATTGCCAATGCCTATTTTGCGACCTTGGCAAAAGGGATTGATGATATTGCGGACATGTATAAATACAATATTGTCTTGGCAAACAGTGATGAAAATGATGAAAAAGAAATCAACGTGGTTAATACGCTGTTTTCAAAACAGGTGGACGGCATTATTTTCATGGGCTACCATTTGACAGATAAGATTCGTGCCGAGTTTTCTCGTTCACGGACTCCGATTGTCCTTGCAGGGACAGTTGATTTAGAACATCAGTTACCAAGTGTCAATATTGATTATGCGAAAGCAACAAAAGATTCAGTTGAATTGTTAGCGAAAAACAATGAAAAAATTGCCTTTGTGTCAGGTCCTCTAGTGGATGAAATCAATGGAAAAGTACGTTTCTCAGGCTACAAGGAAGGATTGAAAGAAAAAGGCCTAACCTTTAACGAGGGTCTAGTCTTTGAATCCAAATACAAGTACGAAGAAGGCTATGCTCTTGCAGATCGTATCTTGAATGCTGGTGCCACAGCGGCCTACGTAGCAGAAGATGAAATTGCAGCAGGCTTGCTCAATGGGATTGTCGATAAGGGAATCAAGGTACCAGAAGAGTTTGAAATTATCACAAGTGACGACTCCTTGGTGACAAAATTCACCAGTCCAAACTTAACTTCTGTTAGCCAGCCCTTGTATGATATCGGTGCAATTGCCATGCGGATGTTGACAAAGATTATGCATAAGGAAGAGTTGGATACACGTGAAGTGATTTTGAATCATGGTATTAAAGAACGCAAATCAACCAAATAA
- the acnA gene encoding aconitate hydratase AcnA, protein MSNQSTLLFNNHVYSYYDIRQAVSAEGKELSQIPYTIRILIESLLRTYDGNDVTKNHIRNLIHYDAQSPSGEVPFKPSRVILQDFTGVPVIVDLASMREAVLAHGGNPHLINPEIPVDLVIDHSVQVDVSSCDTALEDNITLEFERNNERYEFLKWAETAFANYRAVPPATGIIHQVNLEFLSDVVIEKERLLYPDSMFGTDSHTTMINGIGVLGWGVGGIEAEAAMLGEASYFPVPEVIGVRFIGQLPTIATATDLALTITQVLRKEQVVGKFVEYFGPGLSKLSLADRATIANMAPEYGATCGYFPIDQETLNYMRLTNRDENHIALTEYYARTNHLFYNPQLEPSYTKVITIDLSTIRPSIAGPKRPQDLIDLADAKATFETSISREAGTQGFGLAPEELDKTVPVTIDGQDFSIQTGHVAIAAITSCTNTSNPYVLMAAGLLARNAVTKGLRVSPTVKTSLAPGSKVVSAYLRESGLQTYLDKLGFQVVGYGCTTCIGNSGNLRPELAQAITESDLVVSAVLSGNRNFEGRINPLVKANFLASPPLVVAYALAGNTTIDLTSQPLGFTPDHEPVYLEDIMPSRQEIETYVEQYVTRDLFEKEYQQVFSASQQWNHIPVTKSTSYQWKVQSTYIQNPPYFHQLDQELSIRPLLHLKALAKFGDSVTTDHISPAGNIARTSPAGRYLTENGVDYMDFNSYGSRRGNHEVMMRGTFANIRIKNELAQGKIGGFTSYKGDIVPIYEAAMAYQAENIGTLIIAGKDYGMGSSRDWAAKGSALLGVKAVLAESFERIHRSNLVMMGIAPLQFLEGQTADSLGLTGFESYDIHLPKEAGVHEIVDIVAYSEHGSIAFQALLRFDAAADIRYYQNGGILPMVVRKKLAASKQ, encoded by the coding sequence ATGAGCAATCAATCCACATTGCTTTTCAACAATCATGTCTACAGCTACTATGACATAAGGCAGGCCGTTTCTGCAGAAGGCAAGGAGCTTTCTCAGATTCCCTATACTATTCGGATCCTCATTGAAAGTTTACTCCGTACATATGACGGAAACGATGTCACAAAAAATCACATTCGCAATCTAATCCATTATGATGCTCAATCGCCAAGTGGTGAAGTCCCCTTTAAGCCCAGCCGTGTTATCCTCCAAGATTTTACAGGTGTACCTGTCATCGTCGATTTAGCTTCTATGCGAGAGGCTGTTCTAGCTCATGGTGGCAATCCCCATCTCATCAATCCTGAAATTCCAGTTGACCTAGTTATTGACCATAGTGTGCAGGTAGATGTATCTAGCTGCGACACAGCCTTGGAAGATAATATCACCTTGGAATTTGAGCGAAATAATGAACGGTATGAATTTCTCAAATGGGCGGAAACTGCCTTTGCGAATTACCGAGCTGTGCCACCTGCAACAGGGATTATTCATCAGGTCAATCTCGAATTTTTAAGCGATGTTGTTATCGAAAAAGAGAGGCTTCTCTATCCTGATTCCATGTTTGGAACAGATAGCCATACGACCATGATCAATGGAATCGGTGTGCTAGGTTGGGGCGTTGGCGGAATTGAAGCAGAAGCTGCCATGCTTGGTGAGGCTTCCTACTTCCCTGTTCCAGAAGTCATCGGTGTACGCTTCATTGGTCAACTCCCTACTATTGCTACTGCAACTGATCTAGCCCTAACCATTACACAGGTCTTGCGGAAGGAACAAGTCGTTGGCAAATTCGTCGAATATTTCGGACCCGGTCTTTCGAAATTGAGCCTAGCAGATCGGGCTACTATTGCCAACATGGCTCCTGAATATGGAGCAACCTGTGGCTACTTCCCCATTGACCAAGAAACCTTAAACTATATGCGCCTAACCAATCGGGATGAAAACCATATCGCTCTCACGGAATATTACGCTAGAACCAATCATCTTTTCTACAATCCACAGCTTGAACCAAGCTATACAAAAGTCATTACCATCGACCTCTCAACCATTCGACCTAGTATCGCTGGTCCCAAACGCCCACAAGATTTGATTGATTTAGCGGATGCCAAAGCCACATTTGAAACTAGCATTAGTCGTGAGGCCGGAACTCAAGGATTCGGTCTAGCTCCAGAAGAATTAGATAAGACCGTACCAGTTACGATTGACGGACAAGATTTTTCAATCCAAACCGGACATGTCGCTATCGCTGCCATCACCTCTTGTACCAATACTTCAAATCCTTATGTTTTAATGGCAGCAGGACTTCTCGCCCGCAATGCAGTCACAAAAGGTTTAAGGGTGTCACCAACTGTCAAAACATCCTTGGCACCAGGCTCCAAAGTCGTTTCTGCCTATCTGAGAGAATCCGGTCTCCAAACTTATTTGGACAAACTCGGTTTTCAAGTCGTTGGTTATGGCTGTACGACCTGTATCGGAAATTCTGGAAATCTTCGACCAGAACTGGCACAAGCCATTACAGAATCCGATTTAGTCGTCTCTGCTGTTTTATCAGGCAACCGCAACTTTGAAGGGCGAATCAATCCACTAGTCAAGGCCAATTTTCTAGCCAGCCCCCCATTAGTTGTCGCCTATGCCCTTGCAGGAAATACGACCATTGATTTGACAAGTCAACCACTAGGATTTACTCCTGACCATGAACCTGTCTACCTCGAAGATATCATGCCCTCACGGCAAGAAATCGAAACCTATGTAGAGCAATATGTCACTCGTGACCTCTTTGAAAAGGAATATCAACAAGTCTTTTCAGCTAGCCAACAATGGAATCATATTCCTGTCACAAAAAGCACGAGCTACCAATGGAAAGTCCAATCGACCTACATTCAAAACCCTCCATATTTTCATCAGTTAGACCAAGAATTGAGCATCCGCCCCCTTCTTCATCTCAAGGCACTTGCAAAATTTGGCGATAGTGTCACAACAGACCATATTTCTCCAGCTGGGAATATTGCCCGCACCAGTCCAGCAGGTCGGTATTTGACTGAAAATGGCGTTGACTACATGGACTTTAATTCCTATGGTAGTCGCAGGGGGAATCATGAGGTGATGATGCGAGGAACCTTTGCCAATATCCGCATAAAAAACGAACTCGCTCAAGGAAAGATAGGTGGCTTTACTTCCTATAAGGGAGACATTGTGCCTATTTACGAGGCAGCCATGGCTTATCAAGCAGAAAATATCGGTACGCTCATTATTGCTGGGAAAGATTACGGTATGGGATCTAGTCGTGACTGGGCTGCAAAGGGCTCTGCATTACTCGGTGTCAAGGCTGTGCTGGCTGAAAGTTTTGAACGCATTCATCGCTCCAACCTCGTGATGATGGGAATTGCTCCCCTACAATTTTTAGAAGGACAGACAGCAGATAGCTTAGGTCTAACTGGCTTTGAAAGCTATGACATTCACCTCCCTAAAGAAGCCGGTGTTCACGAAATCGTAGACATTGTCGCATATAGTGAGCATGGCTCCATCGCCTTTCAAGCCTTATTGCGATTCGATGCAGCAGCTGATATTCGCTATTACCAAAACGGCGGCATTCTTCCAATGGTCGTTCGTAAGAAACTAGCAGCCTCTAAACAATAG